The region acaacaaaaaaaaaatctcactctccattttttttttccatctttATTCAAATAACAAGCTGAGTGAGAATCAAGAATCAACTTGCAATTTGGAACAATTCGGAAAACCCAGTTGCGGATCAAGATGATGAAGCTTCGGAGATTCTCGCTGGGTTTCCTTTTAGGGTTTCTGTTGTTGCTGTCGGTGACGCCGTCGTCAATGGCGAGATTTGTGGTGGAGAAGAACAGTTTGACGGTGACTTCGCCGGAGGATATCAAGGGTACCCACGATAGCGCGATTGGCAACTTTGGGATTCCGCAGTACGGTGGTAGCATGGCTGGGAACGTTGTGTACCCCAAGGATAACCATAAGGGTTGTAAGGAGTTCGATGAGTCTGGGATTTCCTTTAAATCTAAGCCTGGAGCTCTTCCCACTATTGTTTTGCTCGATCGTGGAAGTAAGATTCTTCTGTTGTCAACTGTTTACTTCACTGAGATCTTATCAGGGTttatgcaatttttttttttttgagttttgcTATTTGGGTAGTAGCTATAGGATGATTTTGTctttgtgcatgtttggatacatggtAGATTTTCACCTGAATTGATTCTGGGAGAAGCTAATTGACTCTGGAAGATGTAAATGTGAATGTGAATCGAAACATGCTATTTGTTGCTTTGATTATTTTGCTTTTTCTGAGCTGAAGTTGGTTGATTTTGTCAGTTTAATTACAGCTATTGCTTGTATATGTCTGCCCGGATTTATATTACAATTTACAAGACTCTTCTTTCCTTGTTCAAGTATTTTCCCCCCATTGTCCTCGGTTTTGTTCGGATTGGAATTTTCGATGTGTCACTTGATTGTTTTATTTGGAAAGAGTTATACAATACATGCCTGGTTTATCCTTTATCttttattggagaaaataaGTTGTTGTCCCATTAGCTTGTTTTAATGATGGTTTTAGATATGGTTTTTGCGGTTCGTTTGATAGTTGATTACCTGTGAATTTAAATTTGCGATTTGCTTTTACACTTGTGTTGAGGAAGTGAGAGTTTGACTAGCATGCTATAAGTTTGACCAAGTCTTGAAATGTTCTCTCCTGGGGTGTATTCTTAGTTTCTTTTATGTGTCCCTTGCAGATTGCTTCTTTGCTTTGAAGGTCTGGAATGCCCAGAAGGCTGGAGCTTCTGCTGTTCTTGTTGCGGATGATATTGAGGAAAAATTAATTACCATGGACACGCCTGAAGAGGATGGATCATCTGCAAAATACATAGAGAACATAACAATACCATCAGCACTCATTGAAAAAAGCTTTGGTGAAAAATTAAAGAAGTCCATAAGTGGTGGGGAGATGGTCAATGTAAACCTTGATTGGAGGGAGGCTGTCCCCCACCCTGATGATCGTGTGGAATATGAGTTGTGGACCAACAGCAATGATGAGTGTGGAGTTAAATGTGATATGTTGATGGAATTTGTGAAGGATTTCAAGGGTGCGGCTCAGATTTTAGAGAAAGGTGGATATACTCAGTTTACACCCCATTATATAACTTGGTATTGTCCCAAGGCATTCACATTAAGCAAACAGTGCAAGTCCCAGTGCATAAATCATGGAAGATATTGCGCTCCAGATCCTGAGCAGGACTTTAGCACTGGTTATGATGGGAAAGATGTGGTTATTGAAAATTTAAGGCAGCTATGTGTTTATAAGGTGACAAGTGAAGCCAAAAAACCTTGGCTTTGGTGGGACTATGTTACTGATTTTCAAATTAGATGCCCaatgaaggagaaaaagtaCAACAAGAAATGTGCTGATGCTGTCATTGAATCACTAGGTAAGTGAATCGTTGttgctgtttttgtttttatttggtGATTGGAAATGACTTTTTGAATATGTTTTTTCAATGTCGGCAGGTCTTGATAATAAGAAGATTGAAAGGTGCATGGGAGATCCAGATGCTGATTCTGATAATCCTGTTTTGAAAGAAGAGCAAGATGCCCAAGTACTCCTTTATTTGTATCATTTAATTGATTGTATAAAATTGTTATGTATCGATGTTTAACAAACTTGTTCTTATAGGTTGGGAAAGGATCCCGAGGTGATGTTACCATATTGCCTACTCTCGTAGTCAATAATCGACAATATCGAGGTCTGTGCTGAATGCTTCTCTAATACATGGTGATATGGGTTTTCAATTCTTAAAGTATGTTTTTTTTCCAGGGAAATTAGAGAAAGGTGCTGTTATGAAAGCTATTTGTTCTGGTTTTGAAGAAACTACTGAACCAGCTGTTTGTTTGAGCAGTGGTAAGTAAATGTTTGCTTTCTTTTGGTATTTATTTTGGTTGGGGGTGGATATATTTTTTGTTGTCTTGTTAGTTTCGAACCTTTGAGTGACAAACTTTTCTTGGCAGATGTGGAGACAAATGAATGCTTGGAAAATAATGGTGGTTGTTGGAAGGATAAGGCAGCTAACATCACTGCATGCAAGGTATTTATGCTTTAGTGACAATAACTATCTAATAAGAGGGCaattgggatttcagttttctCTATTCCTGTTAATACATGTAAATATTTTCTCAGGATACTTTCCGTGGGCGAGTATGTGAGTGCCCCTTGGTGGATGGTGTGCAGTTCAAAGGAGATGGTTATACAACCTGCGAAGGTTAAAATACAAGAAACTTTTCTCTTTGCATAAATTTCATCAGAACTTTATCTATTTCATAAGTATCTTCTATAGTTTAAGAGTTTCTAATTAAATTTTTGTACTTCTATTAATTGTTAAATTGATCCCTACTGGTTGATGGCTAGTAAACTCCCGTTTTGGATATTTATAGTCTTTTGCTAGTCACTATTACTGGTTTCAAGTACTTCTTTATAAAGCTTTATGAGCAGTAGGAACCTAGTTGAAAATTTAGTTAAACTTAAAGGACTGATTTCAAAAATTCTAAATTAGTGTCAGGATCCCATTAAAACCTCTTAAACTAGAGACTTATTTTCAAATTCTGTAAAAATATGGGAAACTACAGGATAACTTAACCATTTTTGCAAATGTGTATTCATAGTCATACATAGTTTCAATCAACTGGGCTTTTCTGGGTTTTCAGCTAGTGGACCTGGGCGATGCAAGATAAAGAATGGAGGATGTTGGCATGAAGCCCGGAATGGACATGCATTTTCTGCTTGTGTGGTTAGTAGTTACCAAGTTTTTTCATGCTCCATTCAGCAGCATGTTTTGTCTCTACTGAATCTTTAATATTTGAAATTTACTGGTTTACAAATCTATAATGGAAAATTGAGTTGTGACTTAAGTTGTCATTACTTCACGAACAGGACGATGGAGAAGTTAAATGCCAATGTCCTGCAGGGTTTAAAGGTGACGGTGTCAAAAATTGTCAAGGTGAGACATTTTGGCAtttgttattatttttgttGTCCCTTGAGCGGACCTTTGTATTGTTATGTTTATCTAGAACATAGTAAGTTATGTACGACATATACCTAAAAATTCTGGATCCTGATTCAAATATCATTGTCAAGGTAAGCTGATATTCTCATTGCTCTTCAAATATGTCCGAAATAGTATATGATCCATGGTTTAATGTACAGTATTTTTGGATTATAGTTTGCAAACCATTGTTTGAGAGTcaactaaaaaagaaaaactttctTCCTTTCGACTTGAGCTATAGATAAAACCCAGTTTTAAGATTAACCAGCCGAAATTTTGCCAAGCATGTTTTGAGGATGAAACTCTTTTTTGCACCCTAAATAGTATAAACTGGTTTGCAAACCTGCTATTAAGTTTTGAACTATTACTACAATAGCACCCAATACTGAAACCTGGGCCACATTTTTGCTCAAACTTCTCCCTATGATCATATGTAACAACATCCTTCTTAGAATTTGGATTAGGCatttaggcctaactctaccccaaaagctgcTTAGGAGTGAGGATCACTCTACCCTTTTTAAGAACTATTTGgagtcaatgtgggacttttCAACAATCCTTAAATTTGTATTTTCTGCAAGTTAAACTCAGTATGCAACATTAGGACAACAGAAATGACTTAAAATAGAAAGACATATTGCTGTCTCAGTAAGTGAAATGTTGGCTTGTATGTGAATTATACTTAGACAAATCAACTTCATCTTGCCATTGATAATAATACCTTGAAATGTTTTCATCATAATGAAAATGAATGAACTTCTAAAGTTGAACTACTCCTTCTTCATCCTTGCAGACGTTGATGAATGTAAAGAGAAGAAAGCTTGCCAGTGCCCTGAATGTAGCTGCAAGAATACTTGGGGAAGCTATGACTGCAGTTGCAGTGGGGATCTTCTGTATATTAGGGACCATGATACCTGCATAAGTGAGTTAAATACACTTGACGTATTTTTTCTTACACAAAAATTTGAATGTGCTTGTTTTCATATTCCCATTGGGTATTCTGCAGGTAAAACTGCTAGTCAAGGAGGAAGATCTGCTTGGGCTGCTTTTTGGGTCATTATAGCTGGCTTAGTTCTATCTGCTGGTGGGGGATACCTTATATACAAATACAGAATAAGGGTAAGCTTTGTTGTATTTTCTCAGTTTGGTGATGCTATTCAATCCCATCTTCAattctaaatttatttttcgtATGAGATCCAtcaagtgcatgtttggaaaccctTCTACGATTGATTCTGaagacataatcaattttgaggACAAGCTTCTATGAGTAGCTTCTAGTTACTAGAATTGATTGAGACAaaagaagctgatccaaacatgctataagttCCATGTCAGCTGAGTTTTTTTGTTAGAGTTCTATGAGAACATGACATTTGTGTCAGAAATATTTGCACCGATCTGCTACATCTTACAGAAGCAAGAGACGTTTCCTTTGTAATTTACCTGGTAGTGTTTTGCTTGTGCAAAAAGTTAACTGTACATTTCTTGTTGTCTTGCAGTCATATATGGATTCAGAAATCAGAGCCATCATGGCACAGTACATGCCCTTGGACAGTCAAGCAGAAGTTGTAAATCATGTGAACGATGAAAGagcatgaaaatgaaaatgttgaGGCCTGGGTGACTTGCCCTGAACCTTTTTGAACTGTTCAGGATTCTGAGCTTTAAATTTAATAGACTGTATCATATGGACAATAAAAAAGTTGAGAATTAGATAGTTGCCCTGTGTTTTTATTCAGAATGTACCAAGTTTTATACTTGTGATGGCTGAATTTAGAGCAGACTAAGTTATTTCACTAGATTCTAGGATGTGTTTATGTGACTTCTTGTTCCACATTTATGATTGTAACCTATTGTGCTTTTAGTACAGGCTTTAGTTAACACTGTTCTTCCATTGATTGGTGGGGTTGTTCTTCTTGCTTCTTTCATAGCCAGGTTTTGCCATGAATTGTTTGTAGTAGTCATACTACAAAACAAAGGATGATTCCTCCTTtacatttaaaattattataattataaattcCTAGTAAGAATTGTTTTAGCGCGAAAGTTTCTCAAACACAATTTTATTCGTGTAAACTTAATCTATCAAACTTAATTTTATCCAACAATAAAACAAACGAGTGGGCTCACAAAGGCTCCCCATTAGTATCCAATTGACATAGTaatgagaaaagagaaattgtGTTTGTACATTCGTTTCATACTTctttttaatttgtaaaataGGGATATAAAGAGATGGGAGAAAAATATGGCATAATAGAATTGATGCAAAGAATATGATTTGAACTTCTGAGAACGTACGGTTTTAAGTGTGGCTTGTGTTAGCGTAGTCTATGACTTAACTTTAAAATTAGACTATGGATACAtaggttttattttcttcttttattttcccAGCCCAATGGTGGTGTCAAGGACTAAGATGATGTGTGGAGTTCTACCAGCTTGGTAATCCGCATCTTGAGTCGTTGGAGCCTGTTTGATCGGCGGGGATCGCGTTGACAGGTGAAATCAATGGCTGAAAATATATTTCTGTTGATATCTTTCTCACGGGAAGCCTCTAGGTTTGATTGTTGAAAATAATTGTTACGATTGACTCCACGGtactttttttgttattttcttgaGTTAGTAGACATATGCGTTGGGGATGGGAGGTCCAGGTGTCAACCCTGGAGGGTTGTagtttatctttccaatgtaaaaaATCAACAATAAATAGTGTGTTTAAGTGTTTGTTAATTAAAGTGTGTTGCTATCATTTAAGAACTTAAGTATATTGTTAATCTTTGATTAATTTATGATTCAGGGTCAACTTTGTCCAAATTTGAAAGTGACACAAGCTTGGAAATACAGCCTAATTTTGGAATTTTTAGGGAAAGATGACAATAACTCGAGATTACTAAAAAGGGTGAGCCAAACATGAATAATCAAGAAATCATTAATAAAGAGTCAAGAAACCAACTCAAAATGATGGCTCATAGTTAACAAAAATACACAAGGTCGCTTGTTTAATTGACCTCATGCTTTCTTAGAAATAAATGCTGTTAATAAATACTtatgaacaaaacaaaaaacataacaaaatgCCAAAATCAGCTCTTTTGCCCCATCCTCTTTTCCTGAGTGCTATATAGTTATGGTTGTTTGGTTGGAAAAAGATTGAGGTCTAGTCCAATGTTCATTCCGTTGAAAGCAATGGGAGCATACATCCAGAGATCATCAGAGCTCAGAAGCTGTTCAATTGaaatcaaaatatgagaaaACATGAATGAGTCTCAATATTTCAAAAAGTCtaatatgaaaattatttttcactGATCTTAAAATTAACTTGTTACCTTTATTTGGAGTTGTAAAAACTTCACATATTGAACAGCTTCTTCAAGCATGGTGCTGATATCCACCTACAGTACAAAAGGAAGCAAGCTTGATAATTTTACCATCTTAACcaattgttttgatttttcacAACAGTTGGATTTGCATTAAGAAAGGTACCTTAGTTCCATTGGGGACTAGGTTTTGTAAGATTTTCAacctttcatttattttttctcttcttctctgcaTTACAAAAATGGAAAATTTCATGAGATCTAATTCACAGTTCACAGCACATGGAAAATATTATAAGATCATAAAATTATAGCCATGATATTTTGATGAAATACACTTGGCAGTTGGCACAATACATACTCTTGCATAGATGCTCTGTGGGTCAGTAGCAGAACCTCTTTCAGATCTTGATTTACCCTTCAACTTAATAGTTGTAGAATCCTTCTGGTCCAAGCTTGAAGACCCTCCACCATTTAGCTCATTGGAGTCATCATCTTCTGAGCAGCAACTGCTCAAACTCTGCCCATGAAGACCAAGATTTCTATCCTCTTCAGTGTTGCTTGTAAAAGCAGATTTTGCTTTCTTCCTAGATTTGACATTTGTCTTGTTCTTTTGAACCTATAAAATCATCAAATCGAAATTATCACATCAAGATGAGAACCACTTAAAATCAAACACATAAATTCATTCTTCAGGAAAAACATTATAAAGACAATTATTCATAAGCATCCGTACAATGCAAACACCCAACAGACACAGAGAGTGAGAAAATAAGAGGTCATGAATGTCGAGAGAGATATTGAGAAAATTTGGGTGTTTGCAAATCACTAGGACTGGGAAGTAACATTATGTGATTTATGTagaaccaaaaaataaaaatgatgtgTTTTTCTACCTCCATTGCGCTCCTGGATCTTTTTCCTGACTTTTCAAGATTGCTGGTTATATCCTCTTCTGGTGGTTCAGAAACTGGTTCTTCACATTGCTTGTGAGCCTTGTCACCAATAACCTCTTCATCAGAGTTTTCATTCCCTTGAACACTAAATGTGTTGAATTTGGCATCACCTATTGACATGAAGCCAATGTTGGCTACCGGATCATCAAAGCAGCAATTGCCACCACTTGTAGTAGGAAACATGTTGCTACAATTAGTAATATTGGAGCTACTTCCTTgtgaaaaaccaaaaaaattagTCTCACTATTATTGGCATTTGCGTGAACATATGAACTGCAATTGATGCCTGTCACACTCATTATTGTTGATTCATGGCCAGACCATGATGCAGGTGGAATCTCCAAATTGTAATTTTCATATTGGTGATCAGGGACTGAGCAGTTACTAAGCAACTGGCTCATGAAATCAGCTTCTTCAGCTGTGTAGAATCCACTGAGAGAACTCCATTCTTCAGAAGTTTGCtccatttttctttcttttgtatgGATGGTTTTCTTTTTCAATGTGAGAAGAAACTCCACTTTGTTTCAGTGCTTGAATGAGATCAATACCCTTACTCTATTTATACCCAACAAGACAACAAGTACAAAGTATCAAAGTATATAATATACCACTTCCGATTGACTTCATCTATATTAAAAGATATCAAATGATTATTGCCAATAATTAGTATCAGACAAAGTCCTCATACCCTTAAAATGTACAAGTACAGGTTTTTTTGTGTGATGGGTTAGAATATTTTGATTGTACTACATCCcaactctaatttttttttatcagattTGTTTCTTAAACTTGAACTCAATCATATACTTAAAGAATTAACTCAATTATAACCGACTCTACAGCTGATTGGATCTAAATATGCCACAACTGTGTTGACTCAATATATAAGTTAAATAAAATCCTATAATAATGAACAAATGACAATAGTCCATATAATGATATACATATTCCTTAGAAACAATACAGTTTTACATGTAACACGCGTctttataaataaatgaaaaaactaGATATAAACTCATGCGATGTGCGAGAGtgttaaaatatttttagatttagttttgtaaaaatatctagtgaaatttttatataattcatAGGAAATAAAAATCCACTAAAATATttcttgaataaaaaatattaatgaatGTCATTTCTTTTTGAAAGTATTAATGAATGTCATTGGATTCAATTAACATGTaaacaaaattaatatatttagataaaatgtaacaaaaaaatgcaaaaagataTGATATCAAGTGTATAATAGTACTATGAAtttaagtttagaatataagttatatattttcattgATTTTAAATGTATGAATTGATTGATCTTTAAATGTGTTGTAAGGGCTTGAGTGGGTGAGAATAAAATAAGAATAGGCAAGTCTCAAGCTATGATGAAGAGTGATTATAGGGGGTGACATGTCCAAATTTTTTATGTAGCAAAAAAGAAAGTAATTACATGGTAAAAGTCGAGATAATGTGAATTTATAAATTCACAGCTAAATTTTTGGTGTGCACAAATATATCTCCACAACCGGAAGTATCACTAAAGAATTAAATTTTTGATTAAATATTTAAGGAGTCCAACTATCTCTTATTGAATTCAATTGACAATCAATGAGTATAACCAACTCAGACCGAggatcatcaaggtcaatttaaTCTAAGTCCAAAACCCGAACCACATCCCACAATAAAGAACTCTCCATGGATACTTCCTTAGAAGGATCCATACTTTATCCTCTAACATGCatcttgaaaaagaaaaagaaaaacccaaGGATATGGTAGAAGGAAAAAAACTAGTTAGAAGCTTGGTTTTGATGTTAAATCTGTTTAAGAAGGATGTTTCTGCTATGTTGGTTTATGCTTTTGTGAAGCATGTAATGTACATTTTGTGTTTCATCCTGAAACATTGTAGCAATATTGCTCTTTGGTACATGGCTACATGCTCTCGCTCCATTAATATGATCAATGttcttttgaaaataaaaaaacaaaattccttGATGGGACCCCTTATAACTGAAGGGGACCCGGTTCAAGTGTTTGGTTTGCATTAGAATATTATTAGCCCCATATACTTCCTAGAGCTGAGAAAAAATGAGAGAGAATGAGTACAATATTTAAGTATTTGAGAATGTGAAAGAGGATATTTGGAGGGGTTGCATCAAGGAGATTGAAAAAGAGAATAACACCTGTTAATTGTGAGACCTTCGTGGGGTTACCCTTAAACTAAATATGA is a window of Lotus japonicus ecotype B-129 chromosome 5, LjGifu_v1.2 DNA encoding:
- the LOC130718483 gene encoding transcription factor bHLH84-like; the protein is MEQTSEEWSSLSGFYTAEEADFMSQLLSNCSVPDHQYENYNLEIPPASWSGHESTIMSVTGINCSSYVHANANNSETNFFGFSQGSSSNITNCSNMFPTTSGGNCCFDDPVANIGFMSIGDAKFNTFSVQGNENSDEEVIGDKAHKQCEEPVSEPPEEDITSNLEKSGKRSRSAMEVQKNKTNVKSRKKAKSAFTSNTEEDRNLGLHGQSLSSCCSEDDDSNELNGGGSSSLDQKDSTTIKLKGKSRSERGSATDPQSIYARRRREKINERLKILQNLVPNGTKVDISTMLEEAVQYVKFLQLQIKLLSSDDLWMYAPIAFNGMNIGLDLNLFPTKQP
- the LOC130717273 gene encoding vacuolar-sorting receptor 1 — protein: MMKLRRFSLGFLLGFLLLLSVTPSSMARFVVEKNSLTVTSPEDIKGTHDSAIGNFGIPQYGGSMAGNVVYPKDNHKGCKEFDESGISFKSKPGALPTIVLLDRGNCFFALKVWNAQKAGASAVLVADDIEEKLITMDTPEEDGSSAKYIENITIPSALIEKSFGEKLKKSISGGEMVNVNLDWREAVPHPDDRVEYELWTNSNDECGVKCDMLMEFVKDFKGAAQILEKGGYTQFTPHYITWYCPKAFTLSKQCKSQCINHGRYCAPDPEQDFSTGYDGKDVVIENLRQLCVYKVTSEAKKPWLWWDYVTDFQIRCPMKEKKYNKKCADAVIESLGLDNKKIERCMGDPDADSDNPVLKEEQDAQVGKGSRGDVTILPTLVVNNRQYRGKLEKGAVMKAICSGFEETTEPAVCLSSDVETNECLENNGGCWKDKAANITACKDTFRGRVCECPLVDGVQFKGDGYTTCEASGPGRCKIKNGGCWHEARNGHAFSACVDDGEVKCQCPAGFKGDGVKNCQDVDECKEKKACQCPECSCKNTWGSYDCSCSGDLLYIRDHDTCISKTASQGGRSAWAAFWVIIAGLVLSAGGGYLIYKYRIRSYMDSEIRAIMAQYMPLDSQAEVVNHVNDERA